From the genome of Haloterrigena sp. KLK7, one region includes:
- a CDS encoding transcriptional regulator produces MVGRLDTGIDVLDRKLDGGLPPGCIVAYTADPASQSELLLYELTAARGTLYLTTERSDDAVRHAIESSPSEVGSPTVRRVAGDDLLEEATRLIGALPDGANLIIDTMDVLERADADDYIAFLNDLKSQMLETGSIAVLHCLKGNDEPSNRSRTYHAADAVFDLRTEIAGTDLENHLTIPKFRGGSQPTEAIKLELTEEVAIDTSRDIA; encoded by the coding sequence ATGGTCGGTCGGCTGGATACCGGAATCGACGTGCTGGACCGAAAGCTCGACGGCGGGCTCCCACCTGGGTGTATCGTCGCCTACACCGCCGATCCAGCCAGCCAGTCGGAACTGCTCCTCTACGAGCTCACCGCCGCCCGCGGCACGCTCTATCTCACGACCGAGCGCTCCGACGACGCCGTCCGCCACGCGATCGAGTCCTCTCCCTCGGAGGTCGGCAGTCCGACCGTCCGCCGCGTCGCCGGCGACGACCTCCTCGAGGAGGCGACCCGGCTCATCGGCGCGCTCCCCGACGGCGCGAACCTCATCATCGACACGATGGACGTCCTCGAGCGGGCCGACGCCGACGACTACATCGCCTTTCTCAACGACCTCAAGTCACAGATGCTCGAGACCGGCTCGATCGCCGTCCTCCACTGCCTGAAGGGCAACGACGAGCCGTCGAACCGGTCGCGGACGTACCACGCCGCCGACGCCGTCTTCGACCTCCGGACCGAAATCGCCGGGACGGACCTCGAGAACCACCTCACGATTCCCAAGTTCCGCGGCGGCAGCCAGCCGACCGAGGCGATCAAACTCGAGTTGACGGAGGAAGTGGCGATCGACACGAGTCGGGACATCGCCTGA
- the pyrB gene encoding aspartate carbamoyltransferase, whose amino-acid sequence MRHDHLITSKQLTRGDIETILDRAAEIDADPSAVADRHTNTLLGLLFFEPSTRTKMSFETAMKRLGGDVVDMGSVESSSVKKGETLADTVRVIEGYTDALVLRHPKQGAAKMASEYVDVPLLNAGDGAGHHPTQTMLDLYTIRENAGLDDLTIGIMGDLKYGRTVHSLAHALTNFDVRQHFVSPESLRLPREVVYDLHQADDGAGIREHESLEEILPELDVLYVTRIQRERFPDEQEYQKVAGEYQIGPETLEAAGDDLTIMHPLPRVDEIDPAIDETDHAAYFDQAHNGVPVRMALLDLLLSDDGATDRIGGAADE is encoded by the coding sequence ATGCGCCACGATCACCTCATCACGAGCAAACAACTCACGCGGGGGGATATCGAGACCATCCTCGACCGCGCGGCCGAGATCGACGCCGATCCGTCGGCCGTCGCCGACCGGCACACGAACACGCTGCTCGGCCTCCTCTTTTTCGAACCGAGCACGCGAACGAAGATGAGCTTCGAGACCGCGATGAAACGGCTCGGCGGCGACGTCGTCGACATGGGGTCGGTCGAGTCCTCGAGCGTGAAGAAGGGCGAGACGCTGGCCGACACCGTCCGGGTCATCGAGGGGTACACCGACGCGCTCGTCCTGCGCCACCCCAAGCAGGGCGCGGCGAAGATGGCCAGCGAGTACGTCGACGTGCCGCTGTTGAACGCCGGCGACGGGGCGGGCCACCACCCCACCCAGACGATGCTCGATCTGTACACCATCCGAGAGAACGCCGGGCTGGACGACCTCACGATCGGGATCATGGGCGACCTGAAGTACGGTCGAACCGTCCACTCGCTGGCCCACGCGCTGACGAACTTCGACGTCCGCCAGCACTTCGTCAGTCCGGAGAGCCTGCGCCTGCCCCGCGAGGTCGTCTACGACCTCCACCAGGCGGACGACGGCGCCGGTATCCGCGAACACGAGTCCCTCGAAGAGATCCTGCCCGAGCTGGACGTCCTCTACGTCACCCGAATCCAGCGCGAGCGGTTCCCCGACGAGCAGGAGTACCAGAAGGTCGCCGGCGAGTACCAGATCGGTCCCGAGACGCTCGAGGCGGCGGGCGACGACCTGACGATCATGCATCCGCTCCCCCGGGTCGACGAGATCGACCCGGCGATCGACGAGACCGACCACGCGGCCTACTTCGATCAGGCCCACAACGGCGTGCCGGTTCGGATGGCGCTGCTCGATCTGCTCTTGAGCGACGACGGGGCGACCGATCGAATCGGAGGTGCGGCCGATGAGTGA
- the pyrI gene encoding aspartate carbamoyltransferase regulatory subunit, with the protein MSDTHDHHDGDDDHELRVSKIRSGTVIDHVRGGQALNVLAILGIDGSEGEEVSVGMNVPSDRLARKDIVKVEGRELSQDEVDVLSLIAPDATINIVRDYEVIEKHRVEPPEIVAGVLSCPNAGCITTSGEPVSSRFEVLEDGVRCDYCGTIVRDEIAGLIDT; encoded by the coding sequence ATGAGTGATACTCACGACCACCACGACGGCGATGACGATCACGAACTGCGGGTCAGCAAGATCCGGAGCGGGACCGTCATCGACCACGTCCGCGGTGGACAGGCGCTGAACGTGCTGGCGATTCTCGGCATCGACGGCAGCGAGGGCGAGGAGGTCTCGGTCGGGATGAACGTCCCGTCGGACCGACTCGCGCGCAAGGACATCGTGAAGGTCGAAGGCCGGGAACTCAGTCAGGACGAGGTCGACGTCCTCTCGCTGATCGCGCCGGACGCGACGATCAACATCGTCCGCGACTACGAGGTGATCGAGAAACACCGCGTCGAGCCGCCGGAGATCGTCGCTGGCGTGCTGTCCTGTCCGAACGCCGGTTGTATCACGACCAGCGGCGAACCGGTCAGCTCCCGGTTCGAGGTGCTCGAAGACGGGGTGCGGTGTGACTACTGCGGGACGATCGTCCGGGACGAGATCGCCGGGCTGATCGATACCTGA
- a CDS encoding enoyl-CoA hydratase-related protein, translated as MHVDSDEGVLRIAFDRPAALNAVTKEIAAELADTIEDASPEEYDAIVLTGEGDAFSAGGDLEGLSEQPDSAADAYAEVEESFGRVVEAMLECPVPIVAKVNGDAIGAGLSVVALADIAYAAADATFSCAFVRIGLVPDTGGTFMLPHIIGLRAAKKLAFTGEFFDAERAADLELINEAVPPEELDDRVDETLDQLRGRPTEVIGLMKGAMHENMARHWSEALDYENLLQVQARTSEAHAEGVAAFLEDREPEFDA; from the coding sequence ATGCACGTCGACAGCGACGAGGGCGTTCTCCGGATCGCGTTCGACCGACCGGCGGCGCTCAACGCCGTGACGAAAGAGATCGCCGCGGAGCTAGCCGACACCATCGAGGACGCCTCGCCCGAAGAGTACGACGCGATCGTCCTCACCGGCGAGGGCGACGCCTTCAGCGCCGGCGGCGACCTCGAGGGGCTGTCGGAACAGCCGGACTCGGCCGCCGACGCCTACGCGGAGGTCGAGGAGAGCTTCGGCCGCGTCGTCGAGGCGATGCTCGAGTGTCCAGTGCCGATCGTCGCGAAGGTCAACGGCGACGCCATCGGCGCCGGGCTGTCGGTCGTCGCGCTGGCGGACATCGCCTACGCCGCCGCCGACGCGACCTTCTCCTGTGCGTTCGTTCGGATCGGCCTCGTTCCCGATACCGGCGGGACGTTCATGCTCCCCCATATCATCGGCCTCCGGGCCGCGAAGAAGCTCGCGTTCACCGGCGAGTTCTTCGACGCCGAGCGGGCGGCCGATCTGGAGCTGATCAACGAGGCGGTTCCGCCCGAGGAGCTCGACGATCGGGTCGACGAAACTCTCGACCAACTCCGCGGCCGGCCGACGGAGGTCATCGGCCTGATGAAGGGGGCGATGCACGAGAACATGGCTCGCCACTGGTCCGAGGCGCTAGACTACGAGAACCTGCTGCAGGTCCAGGCGCGCACCTCCGAGGCCCACGCGGAGGGCGTCGCCGCGTTCCTCGAGGACCGAGAGCCGGAGTTCGACGCCTGA
- a CDS encoding trypsin-like peptidase domain-containing protein, producing MSRETTSRRQFLKIGSIALSGSFAGCLEQFSPAESSPDQSEVSSEDTQSRADGSAYSQVYRDAISSVVSVRTSHGQGTGFLYDDAHVITNAHVVGSARTTQLRFDDGTWATGEVRGRDVHSDLAVISPDSTPDSATSLSFAQTRPVIGQEVVAIGNPYDLDGTVTTGVVSGTDRLIPSPSGYRIPDAIQTDAAVNPGNSGGPLMSVDGTVVGVVNSKRGDDIAFGISAALTQRVVPRLIENGSYEHAYMGVSFETVTPAVADANGMDDPRGLVAVETVSNGPADGVLRGSEVRFVDGKRIPVGGDVLLAVDGTEVRSLEDLASHLALRTRPGDTIRLTVLRDGTEQSLDLTLETRSERSRSPLR from the coding sequence ATGTCACGAGAGACGACCAGCCGCCGGCAATTTCTGAAAATCGGCAGTATTGCCCTTTCAGGTTCCTTTGCGGGCTGTCTCGAACAGTTCTCCCCGGCTGAATCGTCTCCGGATCAGTCCGAGGTATCATCGGAGGACACACAGTCGCGGGCGGATGGAAGCGCGTACTCGCAGGTCTACCGCGACGCGATCTCGTCCGTCGTTTCGGTCCGGACGAGCCACGGGCAGGGGACCGGGTTCCTGTACGATGACGCCCACGTGATCACGAACGCCCACGTCGTCGGGAGCGCACGCACCACCCAACTCCGGTTCGACGACGGAACGTGGGCTACCGGCGAGGTACGCGGACGGGACGTTCACAGCGATCTCGCCGTCATCAGCCCCGACTCGACGCCCGACTCGGCGACGTCGCTTTCGTTCGCTCAGACGCGACCCGTGATCGGCCAGGAGGTCGTCGCTATCGGAAATCCGTACGACCTCGACGGCACCGTCACGACGGGCGTCGTGAGCGGGACCGACCGGTTGATTCCGTCGCCGAGCGGCTACCGGATCCCGGACGCGATTCAGACGGACGCGGCGGTGAATCCGGGCAACAGCGGCGGTCCGCTGATGTCCGTGGACGGAACGGTCGTCGGCGTCGTCAACTCCAAGCGCGGGGACGACATCGCGTTCGGAATCTCGGCGGCGCTCACTCAGCGCGTCGTCCCGCGACTCATCGAAAACGGAAGCTACGAACACGCCTACATGGGCGTCTCGTTCGAGACCGTCACACCGGCAGTCGCCGACGCGAACGGGATGGACGACCCTCGCGGGCTAGTCGCGGTCGAGACCGTCAGTAACGGGCCCGCCGACGGCGTGCTCCGCGGGAGCGAGGTCCGGTTCGTCGACGGAAAACGGATTCCCGTCGGCGGCGACGTGCTTCTCGCGGTCGACGGGACCGAGGTACGATCGCTCGAAGACCTGGCGAGTCACCTGGCGCTCCGGACGCGGCCGGGCGATACGATCCGTCTGACCGTGCTGAGAGACGGAACCGAGCAGTCGCTCGACCTGACGCTCGAGACCCGCTCGGAGCGGTCCCGGTCCCCGCTTCGGTGA
- a CDS encoding helix-turn-helix domain-containing protein has translation MTSIADIEIPADGTGTGELFEAVPSLTCEMERVIASSGHGLWLSGPSQEEIETALDDASAIGSYTLINSEDDRWLYDIEFEPDTIDLFELILEENGTVLSASASSGTWLLSIRFADRESVSSLYDRFDEAGVTPTIVRLFDLAEETKSQCGLTARQYETLVAAIDHGYFEIPREVSMQELSEELGISHQALSERLRRAYRALVTSELNVSEDETVAPPVPSN, from the coding sequence ATGACATCGATCGCAGACATCGAGATTCCGGCCGACGGAACCGGAACCGGCGAGCTGTTCGAGGCGGTCCCCTCACTGACCTGTGAAATGGAGCGCGTGATCGCCTCGAGCGGCCACGGCCTCTGGCTGTCGGGCCCGTCTCAGGAGGAGATCGAGACGGCGCTGGACGACGCCTCGGCGATCGGGTCCTACACGCTGATCAACAGCGAGGACGACCGCTGGCTCTACGACATCGAGTTCGAACCCGACACCATCGATCTCTTCGAGCTGATCCTCGAGGAGAACGGCACGGTGCTGAGCGCGTCGGCCTCGAGCGGCACGTGGCTGCTGAGCATCCGGTTCGCCGACCGCGAGAGCGTGAGTTCGCTCTACGACCGGTTCGACGAGGCCGGCGTCACGCCGACGATCGTCCGCCTGTTCGATCTCGCGGAGGAGACGAAGAGTCAGTGCGGTCTCACCGCCCGGCAGTACGAGACCCTCGTCGCGGCAATCGATCACGGCTACTTCGAGATCCCCCGCGAGGTCTCGATGCAGGAGCTGTCGGAGGAGCTCGGAATCTCCCACCAGGCGCTCTCCGAGCGCCTCCGCCGGGCCTACCGCGCGCTCGTCACCTCGGAGCTGAACGTCTCCGAGGACGAGACCGTCGCCCCGCCGGTGCCCTCGAACTGA
- a CDS encoding ABC transporter permease, with amino-acid sequence MTDTDARTGDANSSDPTAADSNPTDSNSFGSGLERVTGGMAVPALLGVVLLAYFVVPVVAFFAQVGTVDVIGGLTDPATRDAIRTSLLTAPVATAVATVFGVPLAYVLSRARFRGKRLLEAAVLLPLVLPPIVGGVMLLTVVGRYTPIGSAAAALGVPLTDSYAGVVLAQTFVAAPFLVVTVRAGFDDVDPRVEEAARTLGYGRLETIRLVSLPLARNAIAAGIVLTFVRALGEFGATMMVAYNPRTMPTRIDVLRIARGLEAIVPIALALLVITVVVVALVQALVGSARRY; translated from the coding sequence GTGACCGATACAGACGCGAGGACGGGTGATGCGAACTCGTCAGATCCGACGGCGGCCGATTCGAACCCGACCGATTCGAACTCGTTCGGGAGCGGCCTCGAGCGCGTGACCGGCGGGATGGCCGTCCCGGCGCTGCTCGGCGTCGTGTTGCTCGCGTACTTCGTCGTCCCGGTCGTCGCGTTCTTCGCGCAGGTGGGCACGGTCGACGTGATCGGCGGCCTCACCGATCCCGCCACGCGGGACGCGATCAGGACGTCGCTGCTGACGGCACCGGTCGCGACGGCCGTCGCGACCGTCTTCGGCGTCCCGCTCGCGTACGTCCTCTCGCGGGCCAGGTTTCGCGGCAAGCGCCTCCTCGAGGCCGCCGTCTTGCTCCCGCTGGTCCTGCCGCCGATCGTCGGCGGCGTGATGCTGTTGACCGTCGTCGGCCGGTACACGCCGATCGGCTCGGCGGCGGCGGCCCTCGGCGTGCCGCTGACCGACAGCTACGCCGGCGTCGTCCTCGCCCAGACGTTCGTCGCCGCGCCGTTTCTCGTCGTCACCGTCCGCGCCGGCTTCGACGACGTCGATCCGCGCGTCGAGGAGGCCGCCCGGACGCTGGGATACGGTCGCCTCGAGACGATCCGGCTGGTCTCGTTGCCGCTGGCGCGAAACGCCATCGCCGCGGGGATCGTCCTGACGTTCGTGCGGGCGCTCGGCGAGTTCGGCGCCACGATGATGGTCGCGTACAACCCGCGGACGATGCCGACCCGCATCGACGTGTTGCGGATCGCCCGCGGTCTCGAGGCGATCGTCCCGATCGCGCTGGCGCTACTGGTTATTACGGTCGTCGTGGTCGCGCTCGTGCAGGCGCTCGTCGGGTCAGCGCGGCGATACTGA
- a CDS encoding extracellular solute-binding protein: METRDDASGARRGTGRSVGGRRAFLAAASATAVGIVGTAGCLGTADRVRVLSAGSLAVALEETIGPAFESETELGYQGEYHGSTVVMRMIEEGTKHPDVVISADAELLRDRLYPGRTDWDVEFAANEVGIAYDPDTALGGRLAADEPWYEVVADADANELAISDPDLDPLGYRAVQLFELAERRHDLEGFRETMLERVYREPDESQLLTGVEAGNRACAVVYRNMAADHELPFRELPDAYNFGDPAHAETYATATYTTDEGYTTRGRPAVYSATVRADADNPDAGRAFVDFLLAESALLEERGLRVGDALPRSNGDVPEAIEP; this comes from the coding sequence ATGGAGACTCGCGACGACGCTTCCGGAGCGAGACGCGGTACCGGCCGGTCCGTCGGCGGTCGCCGGGCGTTTCTCGCCGCCGCGAGCGCGACGGCGGTCGGCATCGTCGGGACGGCCGGCTGTCTCGGCACGGCCGACCGCGTACGGGTCCTCTCGGCCGGAAGCCTCGCCGTCGCACTCGAGGAGACGATCGGTCCCGCCTTCGAGTCCGAAACGGAGCTCGGCTATCAGGGGGAGTATCACGGCTCGACCGTCGTGATGCGGATGATCGAGGAGGGGACCAAACACCCGGACGTCGTCATCAGCGCCGACGCCGAGCTGTTACGGGACCGGCTCTATCCCGGCCGGACGGACTGGGACGTCGAGTTCGCCGCCAACGAGGTCGGCATCGCCTACGATCCCGACACGGCCCTCGGCGGCCGGCTCGCGGCGGACGAACCGTGGTACGAGGTCGTCGCCGACGCGGACGCGAACGAGCTCGCGATCAGCGATCCCGACCTCGATCCGCTCGGCTATCGGGCCGTCCAGCTGTTCGAACTCGCCGAGCGCCGACACGACCTCGAGGGGTTTCGCGAGACGATGCTCGAGCGCGTCTACCGCGAGCCCGACGAATCGCAGCTGCTGACCGGCGTCGAGGCCGGGAACCGCGCCTGCGCGGTCGTCTACCGGAACATGGCCGCCGATCACGAGCTACCGTTCCGCGAGTTGCCCGACGCGTACAACTTCGGGGATCCGGCCCACGCCGAGACGTACGCGACGGCCACGTACACGACCGACGAGGGGTACACGACCCGGGGTCGGCCGGCGGTCTACAGCGCCACGGTTCGAGCCGACGCCGACAACCCCGACGCCGGCCGAGCGTTCGTCGATTTCCTGCTCGCGGAGTCCGCGCTGCTCGAGGAACGGGGACTGCGCGTCGGTGACGCGCTCCCGCGATCGAACGGAGACGTGCCGGAGGCGATCGAACCGTGA
- the mobB gene encoding molybdopterin-guanine dinucleotide biosynthesis protein B, translating into MSQEPSFRVVCLAGPSDSGKTTLVERLVPRLADHGRVATVKSIHHDIEIDTPGADTHRHRTAGAETVVGVTPELTFDISTRGKRDPPDRPDGLGPLEGAADDDPELRALASTLERLEDRGYAFVVVEGFAAAPLPTILVGDRDPSAVGGPVVGRGADDLEGLVETVRGLEPLVDRE; encoded by the coding sequence ATGAGTCAGGAGCCATCGTTTCGCGTCGTCTGTCTCGCCGGCCCGAGCGATTCGGGGAAGACCACGCTCGTCGAACGGCTCGTGCCGCGACTGGCCGATCACGGCCGCGTCGCGACGGTCAAGTCGATCCACCACGACATCGAGATCGACACGCCGGGCGCCGACACCCACCGCCACCGGACCGCGGGCGCCGAGACCGTCGTCGGCGTCACCCCCGAACTCACGTTCGATATCAGCACGCGCGGCAAGCGCGATCCGCCGGACCGACCCGACGGCCTCGGACCGCTCGAGGGCGCGGCCGACGACGATCCGGAACTGCGAGCGCTCGCGAGCACGCTCGAGCGCCTCGAGGACCGGGGCTACGCGTTCGTCGTCGTCGAGGGGTTCGCGGCGGCCCCGCTGCCGACGATCCTCGTCGGCGACCGCGATCCGAGCGCCGTCGGCGGTCCCGTCGTCGGTCGCGGGGCGGACGACCTCGAGGGACTCGTCGAGACCGTCCGCGGACTCGAGCCCCTCGTCGATCGTGAGTGA
- a CDS encoding molecular chaperone TorD family protein produces the protein MSRPDHHVHRARLYKLASMAFDRPTDDLREAIRSAEFDDQLVESAAALGDDELLERAESVADLSPDDADEIEDCYSTYAALFGFEQGGEIQQYEVEYGSGTLVTNTDTLADIAGFYGAFDLDLEDGNRERVDHLCIELEFVSHLALQTAYLERADDGKGVDIVTNAQADFLEDHLGRWVPRFRETVHDDAEDPFYRALADLVVALVEADADRFGIEPDVFPEVPPSPTEGLTGGGDGDFRCGTCGSNGSGTPSASPGSGEMPMGDRDGPY, from the coding sequence ATGTCACGACCAGACCACCACGTTCACCGCGCGCGACTGTACAAGCTCGCGTCGATGGCGTTCGACCGACCGACCGACGACCTCCGCGAAGCGATCCGCTCCGCCGAGTTCGACGACCAGCTCGTCGAATCCGCCGCGGCGCTCGGCGACGACGAACTGCTCGAGCGCGCGGAGTCGGTCGCCGACCTGAGTCCGGACGACGCCGACGAGATCGAGGACTGCTACTCGACGTACGCCGCCCTGTTCGGCTTCGAACAGGGGGGCGAGATCCAGCAGTACGAGGTCGAGTACGGCTCGGGCACGCTCGTGACGAACACGGACACGCTCGCCGACATCGCCGGCTTCTACGGCGCGTTCGACCTCGATCTGGAGGACGGCAACCGCGAGCGGGTCGACCACCTCTGCATCGAGCTCGAGTTCGTCTCCCACCTGGCCCTGCAGACGGCCTACCTCGAGCGGGCCGACGACGGGAAGGGCGTCGACATCGTCACGAACGCCCAGGCGGACTTCCTCGAGGACCACCTCGGGCGCTGGGTCCCGCGGTTCCGGGAGACGGTCCACGACGACGCCGAGGACCCGTTCTATCGGGCGCTCGCGGATCTCGTGGTGGCGCTGGTCGAGGCCGACGCCGACCGGTTCGGGATCGAACCGGACGTCTTCCCCGAGGTGCCGCCGTCCCCGACCGAGGGGCTCACCGGCGGCGGCGACGGGGACTTCCGGTGTGGGACCTGCGGCTCGAACGGATCGGGGACGCCGTCGGCCTCGCCCGGCAGCGGCGAGATGCCGATGGGCGACCGCGACGGCCCGTACTGA
- a CDS encoding 4Fe-4S dicluster domain-containing protein, translating to MAEVYNWQIGREMEYPYPEARPEKQWGAVFDLNKCIACQTCSLSCKTTWTNNEGQEHMFWNNVETKPYGSYPLQWDVDILDRLGVHEWGSDGVYDGDTIFEVRDFDWESMAADDDPETMHSEGIEGFRPDDEDWAQPNLGEDEPTGQEFESDTHIEEDHHPTWFFYLPRVCNHCTFAACAGGCPVQAIYKRQEDGIVLLDEDSCQAFQECVRACPYGKSIYNSVAANSQKCVGCYPKVEQGKVPQCFENCLGKIRMHGWVNQPENANTSAPVDYMVHEAEVALPLYPQLGLEPNVYYIPPINVPTDYLEQMFGPGVEQAQETYRKARRGDEEYRKLRGVLHLMGSTEWRIEEFEVTDEEAIGYDQDGHTVARVPMEEPRYERDRFDGQHDAYRLDIA from the coding sequence ATGGCAGAAGTTTACAATTGGCAGATCGGCCGCGAGATGGAGTACCCGTACCCGGAAGCGCGTCCGGAGAAACAGTGGGGCGCAGTGTTCGACCTGAACAAGTGTATCGCGTGCCAGACGTGCTCGCTGTCGTGTAAGACGACCTGGACCAACAACGAGGGCCAGGAGCACATGTTCTGGAACAACGTCGAGACCAAGCCGTACGGCTCCTACCCGCTGCAGTGGGACGTCGATATCTTAGACCGACTCGGCGTCCACGAGTGGGGATCGGACGGCGTCTACGACGGCGACACGATCTTCGAGGTCCGCGACTTCGACTGGGAGTCGATGGCGGCCGACGACGATCCCGAGACCATGCACAGCGAGGGGATCGAGGGCTTCCGCCCCGACGACGAGGACTGGGCGCAGCCGAACCTCGGCGAGGACGAACCGACCGGCCAGGAGTTCGAATCGGACACCCACATCGAGGAGGACCACCACCCGACGTGGTTCTTCTACCTCCCGCGGGTCTGCAACCACTGCACGTTCGCCGCGTGTGCCGGCGGCTGTCCCGTCCAGGCGATCTACAAGCGCCAGGAGGACGGCATCGTCCTGCTCGACGAGGACAGCTGTCAGGCCTTTCAGGAGTGCGTCCGGGCCTGCCCCTACGGGAAGTCGATCTACAACTCGGTCGCGGCCAACTCCCAGAAGTGCGTCGGCTGCTACCCGAAGGTCGAGCAGGGGAAGGTCCCGCAGTGCTTCGAGAACTGTCTCGGCAAGATCCGAATGCACGGCTGGGTCAACCAACCCGAGAACGCGAACACCTCCGCGCCCGTCGACTACATGGTCCACGAGGCGGAGGTCGCGCTCCCGCTGTACCCGCAGCTGGGGCTCGAGCCCAACGTCTACTACATCCCGCCGATCAACGTCCCGACGGACTATCTGGAGCAGATGTTCGGCCCGGGCGTCGAGCAGGCCCAGGAGACCTACCGGAAGGCCCGCCGCGGCGACGAGGAGTACCGCAAGCTGCGAGGCGTCCTGCACCTGATGGGGTCGACCGAGTGGCGCATCGAGGAGTTCGAAGTGACCGACGAGGAAGCGATCGGCTACGACCAGGACGGCCACACCGTCGCCCGCGTCCCGATGGAGGAACCGAGATACGAACGCGACCGCTTCGACGGCCAACACGACGCCTATCGACTCGACATCGCGTAA